GGTTATGGTTTCATCACGCCCGAAGATGGTTCTAAAGATCTCTTTGTGCACTATCAAGAAATTCAGGGCGATGGTTTCAAAACCTTGGCAGAAGGCCAGGAAGTAGAATTCGAAATCGTTGAATCCGAAAAAGGCCCGAAAGCCGTGAAAGTCGTTAAAAAATAAATTTTTATTTTTTAGACTTTTCAAGACCCGCTCCCCAGGGGCGGGTTTTTTAGTGGAGTAGAAAATGTCTGTCAGTAAAAAAGTGCCACCAGCTTCTATAAAAGAATTGTGGCTTTTGTCTTATCCTTTAATTATTAC
Above is a window of Elusimicrobiaceae bacterium DNA encoding:
- a CDS encoding cold-shock protein, whose translation is MANGKVKWFNDQKGYGFITPEDGSKDLFVHYQEIQGDGFKTLAEGQEVEFEIVESEKGPKAVKVVKK